From the genome of Candidatus Thorarchaeota archaeon:
ATGCTTCATCAACCGTAGTCGGATTGAATACGCGAGGTCATCACGGTCTCCTAGTATGTGCACTGAACCCACCAGTTGATAGATGGCTTACAATCTCTAGGCTTGATGAT
Proteins encoded in this window:
- a CDS encoding glycogen debranching enzyme N-terminal domain-containing protein; protein product: MELDEKDLKLNRAVTFEWLYTNGLGGYASSTVVGLNTRGHHGLLVCALNPPVDRWLTISRLDD